A single window of Meiothermus sp. DNA harbors:
- a CDS encoding vanadium-dependent haloperoxidase, translating to MRCLIGVLILVCAWGLAQPRAWVAAPTPALEGLLGQLEPVGLVGELRWETLEELERLELLGIQTQMFSPLRTARALALLAVALNDALYLAQKPGVEANVLAAYAAQEVMLYLHPTFPNLKDAVRQTAQAIFREAQARGWPEPNLRLSQSLGRQVGLQVVAWGRRDGAARQVIPTYPAPAPGVWVLPLGRPAVEPGWGGVAPIGVAAEALARAVPPPAWDSPEFAQERALFWAEQAKLDEYGRQIADKWAGDPGTVTPAGLWQEAALEVLRPRVDAARAVAILAVLNIAMHNANIACWRDKFSYYVARPEQWVRGFDRRWQPYLRTPKHPSYPSGHSAISGAAAVVLGHFFPQERQTWEGMAQEASYSRVVAGIHWFTDGTAGLDQGRRVAQQVLKALGNP from the coding sequence ATGCGCTGCTTGATTGGGGTTTTGATTCTAGTCTGCGCCTGGGGTCTGGCCCAGCCCAGGGCCTGGGTTGCGGCTCCCACGCCGGCCCTGGAAGGTTTGCTGGGGCAGCTCGAGCCGGTGGGGCTTGTGGGTGAGCTCCGCTGGGAAACCCTGGAAGAGCTAGAGCGGCTCGAGCTTTTGGGTATCCAGACCCAGATGTTCTCCCCTTTGCGCACCGCCCGGGCCCTGGCCTTGCTTGCGGTGGCCCTCAACGACGCCCTTTATCTAGCTCAAAAGCCGGGGGTTGAGGCCAACGTGCTCGCGGCCTACGCTGCGCAGGAGGTGATGCTCTATCTGCACCCCACGTTTCCCAACCTCAAAGATGCCGTACGCCAGACGGCGCAGGCCATCTTCCGGGAGGCCCAGGCCCGGGGTTGGCCTGAGCCGAACCTCCGGCTAAGCCAGAGCCTGGGTCGCCAGGTGGGGCTCCAGGTGGTGGCCTGGGGCCGCCGGGACGGGGCCGCTCGGCAGGTGATTCCCACCTACCCCGCCCCGGCCCCGGGGGTCTGGGTCTTGCCTTTGGGGCGGCCCGCGGTGGAGCCGGGCTGGGGTGGGGTGGCGCCCATTGGGGTTGCGGCCGAGGCGCTCGCACGGGCGGTGCCGCCCCCGGCCTGGGACTCGCCTGAGTTCGCCCAGGAACGGGCGTTGTTCTGGGCTGAGCAGGCCAAACTGGACGAGTATGGCCGGCAGATAGCGGACAAATGGGCCGGCGACCCTGGCACCGTAACCCCAGCAGGCCTCTGGCAGGAAGCGGCTCTCGAGGTTCTGCGCCCGCGGGTAGACGCGGCCCGGGCGGTGGCGATTCTGGCGGTGCTCAATATCGCCATGCACAACGCTAACATCGCCTGCTGGCGGGACAAGTTCAGCTACTACGTGGCCCGGCCCGAGCAATGGGTGCGAGGCTTCGACCGCCGCTGGCAGCCCTATCTGCGCACCCCCAAGCACCCCTCTTACCCCTCGGGCCACTCCGCCATTAGCGGGGCGGCTGCGGTGGTGCTCGGTCACTTTTTCCCCCAGGAACGCCAGACCTGGGAAGGTATGGCTCAGGAGGCCTCGTACTCCCGGGTGGTGGCCGGGATTCACTGGTTTACGGACGGCACGGCCGGTCTGGATCAGGGCAGGCGGGTAGCCCAACAGGTACTCAAAGCCTTGGGAAACCCTTAG
- a CDS encoding oxidoreductase → MTLPIHVALVGYGMAGQIFHAPVIQAVPGLHLVTIQSRQRERVRSDWPEVWVSQTFEEVIENPHLDLVVIATPNATHFELARRALEAGKHVVVDKPFTLSLLEAQTLARLAQERGRLLSVFQNRRWDGDFLALRRMLEAGTLGEVVYFESHFDRFRPEVQNRWREQEGPGSGIWYDLGPHLADQALLLFGWPQAIFADIGKQRQGAQAPDYFHVLLRYPRLRVVLHASALVPGGSPRFVVHGTVASYVKHGLDTQEKALREGLRPGEPGFGLDPWPGQLYRPDRAPEPVPTEPGDYRRYYEAVRDAIRGQGPNPVPPEQAVRLMALIEAGLRSAELHQEISLEEV, encoded by the coding sequence ATGACCCTACCCATTCATGTGGCTCTTGTCGGCTACGGCATGGCTGGCCAGATATTCCATGCCCCCGTTATTCAGGCGGTGCCAGGCCTACACCTGGTTACCATCCAAAGCCGCCAGCGCGAGCGGGTACGCTCCGACTGGCCCGAGGTCTGGGTGAGCCAGACCTTTGAGGAGGTGATCGAAAACCCTCATCTTGACCTGGTGGTCATCGCTACCCCCAACGCCACCCACTTTGAGCTGGCCCGGCGGGCCCTCGAGGCCGGCAAGCACGTGGTGGTGGACAAGCCTTTTACCCTGAGCCTGCTCGAGGCCCAGACTTTGGCCCGGCTGGCCCAGGAGCGGGGCAGGCTGCTCTCGGTCTTCCAGAACCGGCGCTGGGACGGCGACTTCCTCGCCTTGCGGAGGATGCTGGAGGCCGGAACCCTGGGCGAGGTGGTCTATTTTGAGTCGCACTTCGACCGCTTTCGCCCAGAGGTACAGAACCGCTGGCGCGAGCAGGAGGGCCCCGGCAGCGGCATCTGGTACGACCTAGGGCCCCACCTGGCCGACCAGGCCCTGCTGCTTTTTGGCTGGCCCCAGGCCATCTTTGCCGATATCGGCAAGCAGCGGCAGGGGGCCCAGGCCCCGGACTACTTCCACGTGCTTTTGCGCTACCCCAGGCTGCGGGTGGTACTGCACGCCAGCGCCTTAGTGCCGGGGGGCAGCCCGCGCTTTGTGGTGCACGGGACTGTGGCCAGCTATGTGAAGCACGGCCTCGATACCCAGGAAAAAGCTCTTAGAGAAGGGCTGCGCCCGGGGGAGCCGGGGTTTGGTCTCGACCCCTGGCCGGGCCAGCTCTACCGCCCCGACCGGGCCCCCGAGCCTGTCCCGACTGAGCCCGGCGACTACCGGCGCTACTACGAGGCGGTGCGGGACGCCATCCGGGGGCAGGGGCCCAACCCGGTGCCGCCCGAACAGGCGGTGCGCCTAATGGCCCTTATAGAGGCTGGCCTCAGAAGCGCCGAGCTACACCAGGAGATTTCGTTGGAGGAAGTGTGA
- a CDS encoding heme-degrading domain-containing protein, whose product MNLEQDLKIIAEQEARLRFERFDAGVAWELGLRLKKAAEALHSAIAMDIGLFGQPLFFYAMPGSTPDQADWIRRKRNVVQRFHRSSYAVGLMLKQKETRLEERGLEPRDYAAHGGGFPIWVNGVGCVGAVTVSGLPQREDHELVVEVLAGYLGLPYEELALDP is encoded by the coding sequence GTGAACCTCGAGCAAGACCTAAAAATCATCGCCGAGCAGGAGGCCCGGTTGCGCTTTGAGCGCTTCGACGCCGGGGTGGCCTGGGAGCTAGGGCTGCGCCTCAAAAAAGCCGCCGAAGCCCTTCACAGTGCTATCGCCATGGATATCGGCCTCTTTGGTCAGCCCCTTTTCTTCTATGCCATGCCGGGCTCTACGCCCGACCAGGCCGACTGGATTCGACGCAAGCGCAACGTGGTGCAGCGCTTTCACCGGAGTTCCTACGCGGTGGGCTTGATGCTCAAGCAGAAAGAGACCCGCCTCGAGGAGCGGGGTCTCGAGCCGCGGGACTACGCGGCCCATGGCGGCGGCTTTCCCATCTGGGTAAACGGGGTGGGCTGCGTGGGGGCGGTCACGGTATCGGGCCTGCCCCAGCGCGAAGACCACGAGCTGGTGGTGGAGGTGCTGGCGGGCTACCTGGGCCTACCCTACGAGGAGCTGGCCCTCGACCCATGA
- a CDS encoding aminotransferase class V-fold PLP-dependent enzyme, with translation MSPLNFGREMRAHWLLDPAITYLNHGTVGATPRHVLEVQQALRDEMERQPARFLLRELSALSGPSDRAVPRLREAALAVARFLGVRGEDLVFVDNATTGVNAVLRSLKLSPGDEILITNRAYGAVLNAARFVAEQAQARLVEVRFPFPVGDPSALINALDEALSPRTRLAILDHITAETALLLPLAEMAACCRAAGVPVLIDGAHAPGAIDLNIASLGVDYYTGNLHKWALAPKGCAFLWAASERQQDLHPPVISWGLGRGFTQEFDWVGTKDPTPYLAAPAALDLMREWGLEAMRNYNHRLAWEAASRLSSRWGTDLPTPEAMVGCMVTLPLPKPLGQTREEAARLQYTLLYEHQIEAPVLCLEERLWVRISAQIYNDLDDIERFAQVVELL, from the coding sequence ATGAGCCCGCTCAATTTTGGCCGAGAAATGCGGGCGCATTGGCTGCTCGACCCGGCCATCACCTACCTCAACCACGGCACTGTGGGCGCTACTCCCAGGCACGTGCTCGAGGTGCAGCAGGCCCTGCGGGACGAGATGGAACGCCAACCGGCCCGTTTTCTGCTGCGGGAGCTCTCGGCTTTGTCCGGCCCCTCCGACCGCGCCGTACCCCGGCTGCGGGAGGCTGCTTTGGCGGTGGCCCGCTTTTTGGGTGTGCGGGGAGAGGATTTGGTGTTCGTGGACAATGCTACCACCGGCGTCAACGCAGTGCTGCGCTCGCTAAAGCTGTCACCCGGCGACGAAATCCTGATTACCAACCGGGCCTATGGCGCCGTACTCAACGCGGCGCGTTTTGTGGCCGAGCAGGCCCAGGCCCGCTTGGTGGAGGTGCGCTTCCCCTTTCCGGTCGGCGACCCTTCCGCGCTGATCAATGCCCTGGACGAGGCCTTATCCCCCCGCACCCGGCTGGCCATCCTCGACCACATCACTGCCGAGACCGCCCTGCTGCTGCCTCTGGCTGAGATGGCGGCCTGCTGCCGTGCGGCGGGTGTGCCGGTGCTGATTGATGGGGCCCATGCCCCAGGGGCCATAGATCTGAATATTGCCAGCCTGGGTGTGGACTACTATACCGGCAACCTGCACAAATGGGCGTTGGCCCCCAAAGGCTGCGCCTTCTTGTGGGCGGCCTCGGAACGGCAGCAAGACCTGCACCCTCCTGTGATTTCCTGGGGTCTGGGGCGGGGTTTCACCCAGGAGTTCGACTGGGTGGGCACCAAAGACCCCACCCCCTATTTGGCGGCGCCGGCAGCCCTGGATCTGATGCGCGAATGGGGTCTGGAAGCCATGCGCAACTACAATCACCGCCTGGCCTGGGAAGCAGCCTCGAGGCTCTCTAGCCGTTGGGGCACAGACCTCCCGACACCGGAGGCCATGGTGGGTTGTATGGTGACGCTGCCCCTGCCAAAGCCGTTGGGTCAAACCCGTGAGGAGGCGGCCCGGTTGCAGTACACCCTGTTGTACGAGCACCAGATTGAAGCCCCCGTTTTGTGCCTGGAGGAGCGGCTTTGGGTACGAATTTCGGCCCAGATCTACAACGATCTGGACGATATTGAGCGCTTTGCCCAGGTGGTGGAGTTGTTGTAA
- a CDS encoding PIG-L deacetylase family protein, giving the protein MRLLAVFPHPDDEIGVCGTLAKHVLRGDAARILWLTRGELASQFGDMPPEEVARIREGHGQTVAQMIGAEAAFLDFADSSLTGGREEALAIARVIASWKPDVVVTWNPYDVHPDHRAAYWATLSALKFCRIPKLVGEPHRQPVRLLHYYRRDIPRPAVYVDVGEEGQAVAERVFGFYRDFYQWEYSLEAFRANRSRLGALAGVKFAERFQAEAPLAHPYLS; this is encoded by the coding sequence GTGCGCTTGCTTGCAGTATTCCCTCATCCCGACGATGAAATAGGCGTTTGTGGCACCCTGGCCAAGCACGTGCTGCGGGGCGATGCGGCCCGGATACTCTGGCTCACGCGGGGCGAGCTGGCCAGCCAGTTTGGCGATATGCCTCCCGAAGAAGTAGCCCGCATCCGCGAAGGGCACGGACAAACCGTGGCCCAGATGATCGGGGCCGAGGCAGCCTTCCTGGACTTTGCCGACTCGAGCCTGACCGGGGGCCGCGAAGAGGCCCTGGCCATTGCCCGCGTGATTGCAAGCTGGAAACCCGATGTGGTAGTGACCTGGAACCCCTACGACGTACACCCAGATCACCGGGCGGCTTACTGGGCCACCCTCTCGGCGCTCAAGTTCTGCCGCATTCCCAAGCTGGTGGGCGAACCCCACCGCCAGCCGGTGCGCCTGTTGCACTACTACCGCAGGGATATTCCGCGCCCGGCGGTGTATGTGGACGTGGGCGAGGAAGGTCAGGCGGTGGCCGAGCGGGTGTTTGGCTTTTACCGGGACTTCTACCAATGGGAGTACAGCCTGGAAGCCTTCAGGGCGAATCGCTCGAGGCTGGGGGCCCTGGCTGGCGTAAAGTTTGCGGAGCGTTTTCAGGCCGAGGCGCCGCTGGCGCATCCATATCTAAGCTAA
- a CDS encoding chloride channel protein, with protein MQIGALILYSAFVGALTGVFAAGFVFCLEVMGRYLLGETLGYLPPGLPGEGGLSQVFRGPAYWWLAFLLPILFAASSYLGSGRGLGWLLAAYRTGRPVRAGEYFRGIIGSLVQLGTGSPLGREGPMAALGLWVGSGLGRRIPLGESSRFLPFAGMAAGFASAFHAPMAGALLASEIVYRGLALEVGALAPALIGALAGFTVYGLFHGYGPLLELPPGPLEWPQLLFGLAIGLVCAGVGTLWLETERFLQRYLQRIPFGWRHALFGLVLAGVLLLMPEAIGSGLPWVQLGTSPILTLPFLGMLFLVQLVLLILGGGVRAYGGQLTPALTLGGLSGLILAQLLGQVFPSIAPSPETAALVGMASLLAGIARAPFAAVVLAGEIGGYSLLPLTLIAAFAAYTFTSPRGSFEVGEVSLDMDAPAAPRPENAPQTLRQPGPPASSDSP; from the coding sequence ATGCAGATCGGCGCGCTCATCCTCTACAGCGCTTTTGTGGGTGCCCTCACCGGGGTTTTTGCCGCCGGGTTTGTGTTCTGCCTGGAGGTAATGGGGCGTTATCTGCTGGGCGAAACCCTGGGCTATCTACCACCGGGCCTGCCGGGGGAAGGGGGTCTCTCGCAGGTTTTTCGCGGGCCCGCCTACTGGTGGCTGGCCTTCTTGTTGCCAATTTTGTTCGCGGCCTCGAGCTACCTGGGCTCGGGGCGCGGCCTGGGCTGGTTGCTGGCGGCCTACCGAACGGGCCGACCGGTACGGGCCGGCGAGTATTTTCGCGGCATCATCGGTTCGCTGGTACAGCTTGGCACAGGCTCCCCTCTGGGCCGCGAAGGGCCCATGGCCGCGCTGGGCCTGTGGGTGGGCAGTGGACTGGGGCGGCGCATCCCGCTGGGTGAGTCGAGCCGCTTTCTGCCCTTTGCCGGCATGGCAGCCGGGTTTGCTTCGGCCTTCCATGCCCCCATGGCCGGCGCGCTTCTGGCCAGCGAGATTGTCTACCGGGGGCTGGCCCTCGAGGTTGGCGCCCTGGCCCCCGCGCTGATCGGAGCGCTGGCCGGCTTCACGGTTTACGGGCTTTTTCATGGCTACGGGCCGCTGCTCGAGCTTCCACCGGGGCCTTTGGAGTGGCCCCAGCTTCTGTTTGGGCTGGCCATCGGGCTGGTGTGTGCCGGGGTAGGCACCCTCTGGCTCGAGACCGAGCGATTTTTGCAGCGTTATCTACAGCGCATCCCCTTTGGGTGGCGTCATGCCCTTTTCGGGCTGGTGCTGGCGGGGGTCTTGCTCTTGATGCCGGAGGCCATCGGCAGCGGGCTGCCCTGGGTACAGCTCGGTACGTCTCCTATCCTGACGTTGCCTTTTCTGGGGATGCTCTTCCTGGTACAGCTCGTCTTGCTGATCCTGGGCGGGGGCGTGCGGGCCTACGGGGGGCAGCTCACCCCGGCCCTGACCCTAGGCGGCCTGAGTGGGCTCATTCTAGCTCAGCTACTGGGCCAGGTCTTCCCTTCCATCGCCCCCTCACCCGAAACCGCCGCCCTGGTGGGCATGGCCTCCCTACTGGCCGGTATCGCCCGCGCACCCTTCGCGGCAGTGGTGTTGGCAGGGGAAATTGGGGGGTACAGCCTGCTGCCCCTAACCCTGATTGCCGCTTTTGCCGCTTATACCTTCACCAGCCCCCGGGGCAGCTTCGAGGTGGGAGAAGTTAGCTTAGATATGGATGCGCCAGCGGCGCCTCGGCCTGAAAACGCTCCGCAAACTTTACGCCAGCCAGGGCCCCCAGCCTCGAGCGATTCGCCCTGA
- a CDS encoding amidohydrolase family protein, producing the protein MLKGGLVVVGQHVVAVGPLAELQQSYPEAPLIRKGRALTPPVVNAHTHLDLSTVPYFRGGYPGFIRHVIDHSAERTVEAAMRGLHELRALGVGGFGDIAYRPEVAEWLLENSPLPGVVYLEVINRNPLQAEEVARRVARRLSEWRARDSQVRVGISPHTPYNVSPELLKKLVEIGRLEGFPLQMHVAESPEETELMTQGSGPLQEIPRQYGFPAYQALPGLTPVRYLAELGVLGPHLTLVHGVQVDEEEVQMLAQSGTLVVACPRSNEALACGQMPWDLYLKHRLEPALGTDSRSSSPDLDVRNEALFLWEQVDPRVLVRAATRSGYRVLGLEMPRITRGTPVSQVQSW; encoded by the coding sequence ATGCTGAAGGGGGGCCTGGTGGTGGTGGGCCAGCACGTGGTTGCGGTGGGCCCTTTGGCCGAGCTCCAGCAAAGCTACCCCGAAGCACCTCTGATACGCAAAGGCAGGGCTCTCACCCCGCCGGTGGTCAATGCCCACACCCACTTGGATTTATCCACGGTTCCCTATTTTCGCGGTGGCTACCCCGGGTTCATCCGACATGTAATCGACCACAGCGCAGAACGCACTGTGGAGGCGGCCATGCGGGGCTTGCACGAGCTGCGGGCGCTGGGGGTGGGGGGGTTTGGGGACATCGCCTACCGGCCTGAAGTGGCGGAGTGGCTGCTGGAAAACAGTCCGCTCCCCGGCGTGGTGTACCTGGAAGTAATCAACCGTAACCCCCTTCAGGCCGAAGAGGTGGCCCGCCGGGTAGCCCGTCGGTTGTCCGAGTGGCGCGCGCGGGACAGCCAGGTACGGGTAGGGATTTCACCCCATACGCCTTACAACGTGAGCCCGGAACTGCTCAAAAAACTGGTGGAGATCGGCCGGCTCGAGGGCTTCCCCTTACAGATGCACGTGGCCGAAAGCCCCGAGGAAACCGAGCTCATGACCCAAGGCAGCGGCCCCTTGCAGGAAATACCCCGGCAGTACGGCTTTCCGGCTTATCAAGCGCTGCCCGGCCTGACCCCCGTGCGCTACCTGGCCGAACTCGGGGTGCTGGGGCCGCACCTGACGCTGGTGCACGGGGTGCAGGTGGACGAAGAAGAGGTGCAGATGCTGGCCCAGTCGGGCACCTTGGTGGTGGCCTGTCCGCGCAGCAATGAGGCCCTGGCCTGCGGCCAGATGCCCTGGGATTTGTACCTCAAGCACCGCCTCGAGCCCGCCCTGGGCACCGACTCGCGCAGCAGCAGCCCCGACCTGGACGTACGCAACGAAGCGCTTTTTTTGTGGGAGCAGGTAGACCCCCGGGTACTGGTGCGGGCCGCAACCCGTAGCGGCTACCGGGTGCTGGGGCTAGAAATGCCTCGCATTACCCGCGGAACCCCGGTTTCCCAGGTACAATCCTGGTAG
- a CDS encoding GNAT family N-acetyltransferase, producing the protein MNVVIRELHDPEEIALIPRLEQAIWNDPSDTIRTGTLMALVHEGALLAGAWVEAAAAPTTPRREVGGSNPQLVGFIFGFPTDRPTDHHSHMAGVLPEYQGSQIGLLLKRYQRDWALSRGYERVVWTFDPLRSLNAHFNLHKLGATFNRYIPNCYGPMGGINAGAPSDRAYAVWELRSPRVFRRIYAPAPATPTEGLIQANQVEHQVPLGFIKDLSEAQILVQIPEDWGHILQTDPGLALRWRAHSREVFEHYFAQGYRATEFVRGPNRYVLEREHP; encoded by the coding sequence ATGAACGTTGTAATTCGTGAACTGCACGACCCCGAGGAAATCGCCCTCATTCCCCGGCTCGAGCAGGCCATCTGGAACGACCCCAGCGACACCATCCGTACCGGCACCCTGATGGCCCTGGTGCACGAGGGGGCTCTGCTGGCGGGTGCGTGGGTCGAAGCCGCAGCAGCTCCTACGACCCCAAGGAGAGAGGTAGGGGGCTCCAACCCGCAGCTTGTGGGCTTCATTTTTGGCTTCCCCACCGACCGCCCCACCGACCACCACTCGCACATGGCCGGGGTGCTGCCGGAGTACCAGGGTAGCCAGATCGGGCTCCTGCTCAAGCGCTACCAGCGCGACTGGGCTTTGAGTAGAGGCTACGAACGGGTGGTCTGGACCTTCGACCCCCTGCGCAGCCTCAATGCCCATTTCAACCTGCACAAGCTGGGGGCTACCTTCAACCGCTACATCCCCAACTGCTACGGCCCCATGGGTGGCATCAATGCGGGGGCCCCCTCCGACCGGGCCTACGCCGTCTGGGAGCTGCGTTCGCCTCGAGTGTTCCGGCGCATCTACGCACCTGCACCCGCTACCCCCACAGAGGGCCTTATCCAGGCCAACCAGGTCGAGCATCAAGTACCGCTGGGCTTCATCAAGGACTTGTCCGAAGCGCAAATTCTGGTGCAGATTCCCGAAGACTGGGGCCATATTCTGCAAACCGACCCCGGCCTGGCCCTGCGCTGGCGGGCTCATAGCCGCGAGGTCTTTGAACACTACTTTGCCCAGGGCTACCGGGCCACCGAGTTCGTGCGCGGCCCCAACCGATATGTGCTCGAGCGAGAACACCCTTGA
- the menC gene encoding o-succinylbenzoate synthase — translation MKIEAAELRLISLPLKFRFETSFGVQTMRHLIVLTLYGEGLEGYAETVMEYTPHYREETIPGAWALLEELLLPKVLGRDFANPEQLWAEIAGFRGNKMTKAALEMAFWDLWCKSLGQPLWKVLGGVRSEIPVGISLGIEPSLEATLEKVGKGLSEGYQRIKLKIKPGWDVKLALAVREAYPEANLTVDANSAYSLNHIATFKALDAAGLDYIEQPLAFDDILDHAKLQAAISTSICLDESITSPEDARKALEIGAGRVINLKPGRVGGILASRKVHDITQSYGLPVWMGGMLEAGIGRAANIHVATLPMFIKPGDTSSASRYWQEDIIEEALEAKNGLMPVPQGPGLGVTLKRDLIQNLTEKSAYVTKTTNNL, via the coding sequence ATGAAAATCGAAGCCGCCGAACTCCGCCTGATCTCGCTGCCGCTCAAGTTTCGCTTCGAGACCTCCTTTGGGGTGCAGACCATGCGCCACCTGATCGTGCTGACGCTTTACGGCGAGGGCCTCGAGGGCTATGCCGAAACCGTAATGGAGTACACCCCCCACTACCGCGAGGAAACCATCCCTGGGGCCTGGGCCTTGCTGGAAGAACTGCTCCTTCCCAAGGTACTAGGCCGGGATTTTGCCAACCCCGAGCAGCTCTGGGCTGAAATTGCCGGCTTTAGGGGCAACAAGATGACCAAAGCTGCGCTCGAGATGGCCTTCTGGGATTTGTGGTGCAAGAGCCTGGGCCAGCCCCTCTGGAAGGTGCTGGGGGGGGTGCGCAGCGAGATTCCGGTGGGCATCAGCCTGGGTATCGAGCCCAGCCTCGAGGCCACCCTCGAGAAGGTGGGTAAGGGGCTCTCCGAGGGCTACCAGCGCATCAAGCTCAAAATCAAACCCGGATGGGATGTGAAGCTAGCCTTAGCCGTGCGCGAAGCCTACCCCGAGGCCAACCTTACCGTAGACGCCAACTCCGCCTACAGCCTCAACCACATCGCCACCTTCAAAGCCCTGGACGCAGCCGGCCTCGACTACATCGAGCAGCCCCTGGCCTTCGACGACATCCTGGATCACGCCAAGTTGCAGGCCGCCATCTCCACCTCCATCTGCCTGGACGAGTCCATCACCTCGCCCGAGGATGCCCGCAAGGCCTTGGAAATTGGGGCCGGTCGGGTGATCAATCTCAAACCGGGGCGTGTAGGCGGCATCCTGGCCAGCCGCAAGGTGCACGACATTACCCAGAGCTACGGGCTACCGGTCTGGATGGGCGGGATGCTGGAGGCCGGCATTGGCCGGGCCGCCAACATTCACGTAGCCACCCTGCCCATGTTCATCAAGCCGGGCGATACCAGCAGTGCCAGCCGCTACTGGCAGGAGGACATCATCGAAGAGGCCCTCGAGGCCAAAAACGGCCTGATGCCCGTACCCCAGGGGCCGGGTCTGGGCGTGACGCTTAAGCGGGATTTGATCCAGAACCTGACCGAAAAATCGGCCTACGTAACCAAAACCACCAACAACCTGTAG
- a CDS encoding bifunctional 2-polyprenyl-6-hydroxyphenol methylase/3-demethylubiquinol 3-O-methyltransferase UbiG: MDYSPIAPLYQLQYQHYTDDLEFYTRLALNYGGPVLELGAGTGRVSRAIARQGVEVWALEPAQQMRKRGAKHTQGLGVKWLAGDMRQLKLKRQFPLIIAPFNALMHLYTLDEQDAMLQGVRAHLEAGGRFAFDVYNPAHIGPQGVLQHEGSYEGTEVFLFQEHHPTAQALLTHYLVDTLSPSGTLKRQRHTLTQRYYTRYELERWLRAFAFDYRLFGGFHKEPLTPESPVLVLEAWKK; the protein is encoded by the coding sequence GTGGACTACTCCCCCATCGCCCCGCTGTATCAGTTGCAGTATCAGCACTACACCGACGACCTCGAGTTCTACACCCGCCTGGCCCTGAACTATGGCGGCCCGGTGCTGGAGCTTGGAGCCGGCACCGGACGGGTGAGCAGGGCCATTGCGCGGCAGGGCGTGGAGGTGTGGGCGTTGGAACCTGCCCAACAAATGCGTAAACGAGGTGCCAAGCACACCCAGGGCCTGGGCGTGAAATGGCTGGCAGGCGACATGCGCCAGCTCAAGCTCAAACGGCAGTTTCCCCTGATCATCGCCCCCTTCAACGCCCTGATGCACCTCTATACCCTGGACGAGCAAGATGCCATGCTACAAGGTGTCCGGGCTCATCTGGAAGCGGGCGGGCGCTTTGCCTTCGATGTGTACAACCCGGCCCACATCGGCCCGCAGGGGGTTTTGCAGCACGAGGGCAGCTACGAAGGAACCGAGGTCTTTTTGTTTCAGGAGCACCATCCCACCGCCCAGGCCCTGCTCACGCACTATCTGGTAGACACCCTTTCGCCCTCGGGAACCCTCAAGCGGCAGCGCCACACCTTAACCCAGCGCTACTACACCCGCTACGAACTCGAGCGCTGGCTACGGGCTTTTGCCTTCGATTATCGGCTGTTTGGCGGCTTCCACAAAGAACCCCTGACCCCGGAAAGCCCGGTTCTGGTGCTCGAGGCCTGGAAAAAGTAG
- a CDS encoding Uma2 family endonuclease, whose product MVKPSAQLMTIEEYLRTEPEREVRHEYVHGHIYAMAGGSSIHNRICANIVHLLVGLNLAHGKCRVYPSDMKLRVGDDKVYYPDAMVVCQGELPNEFYETEPCLLVEVLSPSTKDIDRREKADVYRSLPSLQTYLIVDSESRTVRHYWRENGEWKVLDYVEQGEIPLPCLEGRISLEEIYRGVL is encoded by the coding sequence ATGGTCAAACCCAGCGCTCAACTCATGACCATCGAGGAGTACCTCCGCACCGAGCCAGAACGCGAGGTGCGGCACGAGTACGTGCATGGGCACATCTACGCGATGGCCGGAGGGAGCAGCATCCACAACCGAATCTGCGCCAACATCGTGCATCTTTTGGTGGGGCTTAACCTGGCTCATGGTAAGTGCCGCGTCTATCCCAGCGACATGAAACTGCGGGTGGGCGACGATAAGGTTTACTACCCCGACGCGATGGTGGTATGCCAGGGAGAACTCCCCAACGAGTTCTACGAAACCGAGCCTTGCCTGCTGGTGGAGGTGCTGTCACCCAGTACCAAAGACATTGACCGGCGCGAAAAAGCCGATGTATACCGCAGCTTGCCCAGCCTGCAGACCTACCTGATTGTAGATAGCGAGTCCCGAACGGTGCGCCACTACTGGCGCGAAAACGGCGAGTGGAAGGTTTTGGACTACGTCGAGCAAGGAGAAATTCCGCTGCCCTGTTTGGAGGGGCGTATAAGCCTCGAGGAAATCTACCGGGGGGTTTTGTAA